In Nocardioides sp. InS609-2, a single genomic region encodes these proteins:
- a CDS encoding acyclic terpene utilization AtuA family protein, producing MTLRIGNCSGFYGDRLGAMREMIEGGQLDVVTGDYLAELTMLILGKDQLKDPSLGYARTFVRQVEDCLGLALESGVRLVANAGGLNPAGLADKLGEVARGLGLDPAISHVEGDDVRAIGFANALTANAYLGGFGIASALTAGADIVVTGRVTDASLVVGPAVAHFGWTRTSYDELAGAVVAGHVLECGAQATGGNFSGFLKLNRTRPLGFPLAEIAADGSSVITKHDGTGGAVTVDTVTAQLVYEIQSTHYLGPDVTTHLDTVELAQEGADRVAISGVRGSAPPSRLKVCVNELGGYRNQAEFVLTGLDIDAKAAWVREQLGPVLTCDTVAWTTPSAPAADADTEEAASVVLRCTVQDPKPGPVGRAFTAATVEIALASYPGFTMTAPPAQPTPYGIYRAEYVDRGRVEHTVVHADGTREVVADATDFGTDDPGRGRRPSPYPAPTDTRTRRLPLGTFVHARSGDKGGDANLGLWVAHESPVDRGSLNMTGRARPDKFREGPTSSLYDRRVTWLTKLITPQKVRELIPEAADLEIDVYNLPNLGAVNVVIRGLLGAGVAASTRFDPQAKGLGEWVRSRLVQVEEGLA from the coding sequence ATGACGCTGCGGATCGGGAACTGCTCGGGCTTCTACGGCGACCGGCTGGGCGCCATGCGCGAGATGATCGAAGGCGGGCAGCTGGACGTGGTCACCGGTGACTACCTGGCCGAGCTGACCATGCTGATCCTCGGCAAGGACCAGCTCAAGGACCCCTCTCTCGGCTACGCGCGCACGTTCGTGCGGCAGGTCGAGGACTGTCTCGGGCTCGCGCTGGAGAGCGGAGTGCGCCTCGTCGCCAACGCCGGCGGCCTCAACCCGGCCGGCCTCGCCGACAAGCTGGGCGAGGTCGCCCGCGGGCTCGGGCTCGACCCGGCGATCTCCCATGTCGAAGGCGACGACGTGCGAGCCATCGGATTCGCCAACGCGCTGACCGCGAACGCCTACCTGGGCGGCTTCGGCATCGCCTCCGCCCTCACCGCGGGCGCCGACATCGTCGTCACCGGTCGCGTCACCGACGCCTCTCTGGTCGTCGGACCGGCGGTCGCGCACTTCGGCTGGACCCGCACGTCGTACGACGAGCTGGCCGGCGCCGTCGTCGCCGGGCACGTCCTCGAGTGCGGCGCGCAGGCCACCGGCGGCAACTTCTCCGGCTTCCTCAAGCTGAATCGCACTCGCCCGCTGGGCTTCCCGCTCGCCGAGATCGCGGCCGACGGCTCGAGCGTGATCACCAAGCACGACGGCACCGGCGGCGCGGTGACCGTCGACACCGTGACGGCGCAGCTGGTCTACGAGATCCAGTCGACGCACTACCTCGGGCCCGACGTGACGACTCACCTCGACACCGTCGAGCTCGCGCAGGAGGGCGCCGACCGCGTCGCGATCAGCGGCGTGCGCGGCTCCGCCCCGCCGTCGCGGCTGAAGGTCTGCGTCAACGAGCTCGGCGGCTATCGCAACCAGGCCGAGTTCGTGCTGACCGGACTGGACATCGACGCCAAGGCTGCCTGGGTGCGCGAGCAGCTCGGGCCGGTCCTCACCTGCGACACGGTGGCCTGGACGACGCCGTCCGCGCCGGCCGCCGACGCAGACACCGAGGAAGCCGCGTCGGTCGTGCTGCGGTGCACGGTCCAGGACCCGAAGCCCGGGCCGGTCGGCCGGGCGTTCACTGCCGCCACCGTCGAGATCGCGCTGGCGTCGTACCCCGGCTTCACGATGACGGCCCCGCCCGCCCAGCCCACGCCGTACGGCATCTATCGCGCCGAGTACGTCGACCGCGGCCGGGTCGAGCACACGGTCGTGCACGCCGACGGCACCCGCGAGGTGGTCGCCGATGCGACCGACTTCGGCACCGACGACCCGGGCCGGGGTCGCCGACCGTCGCCGTACCCCGCGCCCACCGACACGCGTACTCGCCGGCTGCCGCTCGGCACGTTCGTGCACGCTCGGTCGGGTGACAAGGGCGGCGACGCCAATCTGGGGCTGTGGGTTGCTCATGAATCCCCGGTCGACCGGGGATCCCTGAACATGACGGGGCGTGCACGGCCCGACAAGTTCAGGGAAGGGCCGACAAGTTCGCTGTACGACCGCCGCGTGACGTGGCTGACCAAGCTGATCACCCCGCAGAAGGTGCGCGAGCTGATCCCAGAAGCGGCCGACCTCGAGATCGACGTCTACAACCTGCCCAACCTCGGCGCCGTCAACGTGGTGATCCGCGGGCTGCTGGGTGCCGGCGTCGCCGCGTCGACCCGCTTCGACCCGCAGGCCAAGGGGCTGGGCGAGTGGGTGCGGTCGCGGTTGGTGCAGGTCGAGGAGGGATTGGCGTGA
- a CDS encoding TIGR03084 family metal-binding protein gives MKSVLDGVIADLAIEGQRLDTVVAALDADGWRTPTTAAGWDIAAQISHLAWTDEVAVAAATDKAAWDEVVTEAIADPGGYIDAEALAGTLVEPGELLLRWRAARGDLVEALRAQPDGQKIPWFGPPMSAASMATARFMETWAHSLDVHEALGVEPEITDRIRHVAHLAVRTRNFSFVTNGLDAPAEEFRIDLVSPSEDVWSYGPEDAAQTVTGSAYDLCLLATQRIHRDDTDLVASGADAEAWLGIAQCFAGQPGEGRATR, from the coding sequence GTGAAGTCAGTCCTCGACGGCGTGATCGCCGACCTCGCCATCGAGGGGCAGCGGCTGGACACCGTCGTCGCCGCGCTCGACGCCGACGGTTGGCGCACGCCCACTACGGCTGCCGGCTGGGACATCGCCGCGCAGATCTCGCACCTGGCCTGGACCGACGAGGTGGCGGTGGCCGCCGCCACCGACAAGGCTGCGTGGGACGAGGTCGTCACGGAGGCGATCGCGGACCCCGGCGGCTACATCGACGCCGAGGCGCTGGCCGGCACCCTGGTCGAGCCCGGCGAGCTGCTGCTGCGCTGGCGCGCCGCGCGGGGTGACCTGGTCGAGGCGCTGCGGGCCCAGCCCGACGGCCAGAAGATCCCGTGGTTCGGACCGCCGATGTCGGCCGCCTCGATGGCGACCGCGCGCTTCATGGAGACCTGGGCGCACTCGCTCGACGTGCACGAGGCGCTCGGCGTCGAGCCTGAGATCACCGACCGGATCCGCCACGTCGCCCACCTCGCCGTACGCACCCGCAACTTCTCGTTCGTCACCAACGGCCTCGACGCTCCGGCCGAGGAGTTCCGGATCGACCTGGTCTCGCCGTCGGAGGACGTGTGGAGCTACGGGCCGGAGGACGCCGCGCAAACTGTGACCGGCTCGGCGTACGACCTCTGCCTGCTCGCCACCCAGCGCATCCACCGCGACGACACCGACCTGGTGGCCAGCGGAGCCGACGCCGAGGCGTGGCTCGGGATCGCGCAGTGCTTCGCCGGGCAACCTGGTGAGGGTCGGGCGACGCGATGA
- a CDS encoding TetR family transcriptional regulator, translating into MTTTRVPQEERTRAMRARLLEATVECLVDHGFSSTSTTLVSERAGVSRGAQLHHFPTKNDLVLAAVEHITALRGAELEAALTSVPAGPRRTRQVLRVLADHFTSPVFTAALELWVAARTDEQLLAAVAPLEQRVGREAHRLTVLALGADESKPGVRELVQATLDLVRGLGLATTITDDTRRRGRILDQWAVTLDAALKETL; encoded by the coding sequence GTGACGACCACCCGCGTGCCGCAGGAGGAACGCACCCGCGCCATGCGGGCGCGGCTGCTCGAGGCGACGGTGGAGTGCCTGGTCGACCACGGCTTCAGCAGTACGTCGACCACGCTGGTCAGCGAGCGCGCGGGTGTCTCCCGGGGTGCCCAACTCCACCACTTCCCGACGAAGAACGACCTGGTCCTCGCCGCGGTCGAGCACATCACCGCCCTGCGCGGCGCCGAGCTGGAGGCCGCGCTGACAAGCGTGCCGGCCGGGCCGCGGCGTACTCGTCAGGTCCTGCGGGTGCTCGCCGACCACTTCACGTCGCCGGTCTTCACCGCCGCGTTGGAGCTGTGGGTCGCGGCCCGCACCGACGAGCAGCTGCTCGCCGCGGTCGCGCCGCTCGAGCAGCGCGTCGGCCGCGAGGCGCACCGGCTGACCGTGCTGGCCCTCGGTGCCGACGAGTCGAAGCCGGGCGTGCGCGAGCTCGTGCAGGCCACCCTCGACCTGGTGCGCGGCCTCGGGCTGGCCACCACGATCACCGACGACACCCGGCGCCGCGGGCGCATCCTCGACCAGTGGGCGGTCACCCTCGATGCCGCCCTCAAGGAGACCCTGTGA
- a CDS encoding VanZ family protein — MITDLLLEHPWASPTALAVLVVLGPVVGWWLVARPRLAWWLTGVALLPVALLTLVPVDRELYARCTVQWSLPTPGRVELMANVVLLVAPVLLAGVATRRPLLVLAAGSALSAGLEALQAVVPAIGRSCDTNDWWCNTIGAAVGAVLAGFALRLDRAMCRIKSQA; from the coding sequence GTGATCACAGACCTGCTGCTCGAGCACCCGTGGGCATCACCGACGGCGCTGGCGGTCTTGGTGGTCCTCGGACCGGTCGTGGGCTGGTGGTTGGTCGCGCGCCCGCGGCTCGCGTGGTGGCTGACGGGGGTCGCGTTGCTGCCGGTGGCGCTGCTGACCCTGGTGCCGGTCGACCGCGAGCTGTATGCGCGTTGCACGGTGCAGTGGTCACTGCCGACGCCGGGCCGGGTCGAGCTGATGGCCAACGTCGTGCTGCTCGTCGCCCCGGTGCTGCTCGCCGGGGTCGCGACCCGACGCCCGCTGCTGGTGCTGGCAGCCGGGAGCGCACTGTCGGCCGGCCTGGAGGCGCTCCAGGCCGTGGTGCCCGCCATCGGCCGCTCCTGCGACACCAACGACTGGTGGTGCAACACGATCGGTGCAGCCGTCGGCGCGGTGCTGGCCGGGTTCGCGCTGCGGCTGGATCGAGCGATGTGTCGAATAAAAAGTCAGGCTTGA
- a CDS encoding LLM class flavin-dependent oxidoreductase: MSHDLPALSVLDLVPVRSDQTTGDALAATRSLAQVADDLGYRRYWLAEHHNMPAVAATNPPLLIAMVAAATSRIRVGSGGVMLPNHAPLVVAEQFALLEAAHPGRIDLGIGRAPGTDQLTRYALRHGTQGQGAGGDDPVNLFPQYVADVMSLMSAEGASMSVAGRVHPMRATPRAASVPPVWLLGSSDYSARLAAEKGLPYVFAHHFAGQGTAEALELYRSSYKSSAAHPEPQTFLTVNVAAAATHEEAERAALPQLLSMLALRTGQPLTAQRLVEEAEAVEVPAEHAGLLRAMAARWVIGNADSARSRIAELAGEYGVDEVMVHPVAGALAGTAADISPAREETLRLLAK, translated from the coding sequence GTGAGCCATGACCTGCCTGCCCTGTCCGTCCTCGACCTCGTGCCCGTCCGCAGCGACCAGACCACGGGTGACGCGCTGGCCGCGACACGGTCGCTCGCGCAGGTGGCCGACGACCTCGGCTACCGGCGCTACTGGCTGGCCGAGCATCACAACATGCCTGCCGTCGCAGCGACCAACCCGCCGCTGCTGATCGCCATGGTGGCCGCGGCGACGTCGCGCATCCGCGTCGGGTCAGGCGGCGTGATGCTGCCCAACCACGCGCCGCTGGTGGTGGCCGAGCAGTTCGCGCTGCTGGAGGCCGCGCACCCGGGCCGCATCGACCTCGGCATCGGCCGCGCGCCCGGCACCGACCAGCTCACCCGCTACGCACTGCGTCACGGAACTCAGGGCCAGGGCGCCGGGGGCGACGACCCGGTCAACCTCTTCCCGCAGTACGTCGCCGACGTGATGTCGCTGATGAGCGCGGAGGGGGCATCGATGTCGGTCGCCGGCCGGGTGCACCCGATGCGGGCGACTCCGCGAGCCGCCTCAGTGCCGCCGGTGTGGCTGCTCGGTTCGTCCGACTACTCCGCTCGGCTCGCCGCCGAGAAGGGGCTGCCGTACGTGTTCGCGCACCACTTCGCCGGGCAGGGCACTGCCGAGGCGCTCGAGCTGTACCGGTCGTCGTACAAGTCGAGTGCGGCGCACCCGGAGCCGCAGACCTTCCTGACGGTCAACGTCGCGGCCGCCGCCACGCACGAGGAGGCCGAGCGCGCGGCGCTGCCGCAGCTGCTGTCGATGCTGGCGCTGCGCACGGGTCAGCCGCTGACGGCCCAGCGCCTCGTCGAGGAGGCAGAGGCGGTCGAGGTGCCGGCCGAGCACGCCGGCCTGCTGCGTGCGATGGCTGCGCGCTGGGTGATCGGAAACGCCGACTCGGCACGCAGTCGGATCGCCGAGCTGGCAGGGGAGTACGGCGTCGACGAGGTCATGGTGCATCCGGTCGCGGGCGCGCTGGCCGGCACGGCTGCCGACATCTCGCCGGCTCGCGAGGAGACCCTGCGCCTGCTGGCAAAGTGA
- a CDS encoding RDD family protein, which translates to MSNYGNPPQDPYGQQPASADPYGQQPGLGQPAYGTPSNYASWGKRVGALLVDGLLGALAALPLIIGYVMLIVSLDPVTDPETGVVTTNGDPSGLAVVLILLGLLVSVSFAIWNLLIKQGRTGYSIGKGLLGIKLIREETGQPVGVGLAFVRAIAHFLDSLPCGIGYLWPLWDAKRQTFADKVMGTVVIDQPKS; encoded by the coding sequence ATGTCCAACTACGGCAACCCGCCGCAGGACCCATACGGCCAGCAGCCCGCATCGGCTGACCCGTACGGCCAACAGCCGGGCCTCGGCCAGCCCGCGTATGGCACTCCAAGCAACTACGCCTCGTGGGGAAAACGAGTTGGCGCCTTGCTCGTCGACGGCCTCCTGGGCGCACTTGCCGCACTCCCCTTGATCATCGGCTACGTCATGCTGATCGTCAGCCTCGACCCTGTGACGGACCCGGAGACCGGGGTCGTGACGACCAACGGAGACCCGAGCGGGCTTGCCGTTGTACTCATACTTCTCGGCTTGCTCGTCAGCGTTTCGTTCGCGATCTGGAACCTGCTCATCAAGCAGGGCCGCACCGGCTACTCCATCGGGAAGGGCCTCTTGGGTATCAAGCTGATCCGGGAGGAGACCGGCCAGCCTGTCGGCGTCGGCCTGGCCTTCGTCAGGGCTATCGCACACTTCCTCGACTCCCTGCCCTGCGGAATCGGGTACCTGTGGCCACTGTGGGACGCAAAGCGTCAAACCTTCGCCGACAAGGTGATGGGCACCGTGGTGATCGACCAGCCCAAGAGCTGA
- a CDS encoding TM2 domain-containing protein, translated as MSVPNDPWPPPNQGPYGHPGHGHAPSSVPAPFGAHPGAIAPFGVHPMTGIPYSDKSKVTAGLLQMLLPFVFVCGVGRLYSGHVGIGLTQLLLYLFGWILALVVIGWLVVPAVWLWSVIDGIVMLTGDPVDGHGRPLRS; from the coding sequence ATGTCCGTTCCGAACGACCCTTGGCCGCCGCCGAACCAGGGTCCGTACGGACATCCCGGGCATGGCCACGCCCCATCGTCAGTTCCAGCCCCCTTCGGAGCACATCCGGGCGCCATTGCGCCGTTCGGCGTGCACCCGATGACGGGCATCCCGTACTCCGACAAGTCAAAGGTCACAGCGGGATTGCTGCAGATGTTGCTGCCATTCGTCTTCGTCTGCGGCGTCGGTCGTCTCTATTCGGGCCACGTCGGGATCGGTCTGACGCAGCTCCTGCTGTACTTGTTCGGCTGGATCTTGGCGCTGGTCGTGATTGGTTGGCTGGTTGTCCCGGCCGTCTGGCTCTGGTCGGTGATCGACGGGATCGTCATGCTGACGGGAGACCCGGTGGACGGTCACGGCCGACCACTCCGCTCATAG
- a CDS encoding SDR family oxidoreductase: protein MTRTILITGASSGLGAEMARQFATLGYDLALCARRTEKLDAVRSDILAAHPDRRVEIRALDVNDDDQVFEVFRAFRADFGHIDRIVINAGIGKGAPLGTGNFKANRETAMTNFVAALAQCEAAMEIFRAQNAGHLVMVSSMSAMRGLPKTMTTYGATKAAVAHLAEGLRAEMYGKPIKVTVLYPGYIASEMNDGVAAAGNKMMVSTEKGVRAMVSAIEKEKESACVPPLPWAPLSVVMKYAPMPLFKRLI, encoded by the coding sequence ATGACGAGGACGATCCTGATCACCGGCGCCTCCTCGGGGCTCGGCGCCGAGATGGCCCGCCAGTTCGCCACCCTCGGTTACGACCTGGCGCTGTGCGCGCGTCGTACCGAGAAGCTCGACGCGGTCAGGAGCGACATCCTCGCGGCCCACCCCGACCGCCGGGTCGAGATCCGCGCGCTCGACGTCAACGACGACGACCAGGTCTTCGAGGTGTTCCGCGCGTTCCGAGCGGACTTCGGGCACATCGACCGGATCGTCATCAACGCCGGCATCGGCAAGGGCGCACCGCTCGGCACCGGCAACTTCAAGGCCAACCGCGAGACCGCGATGACCAACTTCGTCGCCGCGCTCGCGCAGTGCGAGGCCGCGATGGAGATCTTCCGCGCGCAGAACGCCGGCCACCTCGTGATGGTGTCGTCGATGTCGGCGATGCGCGGGCTGCCCAAGACGATGACGACGTACGGCGCCACGAAGGCCGCCGTCGCGCACCTCGCCGAGGGGCTTCGGGCCGAGATGTACGGCAAGCCGATCAAGGTCACCGTGCTGTACCCCGGCTACATCGCCTCCGAGATGAACGACGGCGTCGCGGCCGCCGGGAACAAGATGATGGTCTCCACCGAGAAAGGCGTGCGTGCGATGGTCTCCGCCATCGAGAAGGAGAAGGAGTCCGCGTGCGTGCCGCCACTGCCGTGGGCGCCGCTGTCGGTGGTGATGAAGTACGCGCCGATGCCTCTGTTCAAGCGGCTGATCTGA
- a CDS encoding histidine phosphatase family protein — protein MGLLLLVRHGQASFGAADYDVLSETGWEQSRVLGRWLREHGVTPDAVIAGGMRRHRETVEAMLTGLSSEVEPTIDPGWDEFDHLAVVAAYPDLPAGELDRRGFQRVFEGATARWTSGAHDDEYAESWGGFVGRVDASLVVAAAAAGKGSTVVVVSSGGPIAAACAGLVDPSADPVGRSRLWAPFNTTYVNTGVTRVVVGGSGARLLTFNEHSHLAGDLLTYR, from the coding sequence ATGGGTCTGCTCCTGCTGGTGCGGCACGGCCAGGCGTCGTTCGGCGCCGCCGACTACGACGTGCTCTCCGAGACCGGCTGGGAGCAGTCACGGGTGCTCGGTCGATGGCTGCGCGAGCACGGCGTCACGCCCGATGCCGTGATCGCCGGCGGCATGCGGCGGCACCGGGAGACGGTGGAGGCCATGCTGACCGGGCTGTCGAGCGAGGTGGAGCCCACCATCGACCCCGGATGGGACGAGTTCGACCACCTCGCCGTCGTCGCCGCCTACCCCGACCTACCTGCGGGTGAGCTCGACCGGCGCGGCTTCCAGCGCGTCTTCGAGGGCGCCACCGCTCGCTGGACCAGCGGCGCCCACGACGACGAGTACGCCGAGTCCTGGGGCGGCTTCGTGGGCCGGGTCGACGCCTCCCTGGTGGTGGCGGCCGCGGCGGCCGGGAAGGGGTCGACGGTCGTGGTGGTGAGCTCGGGCGGCCCGATCGCCGCCGCCTGTGCGGGTCTGGTGGACCCATCGGCCGACCCCGTCGGGCGCTCGCGGCTCTGGGCGCCCTTCAACACGACGTACGTCAACACCGGGGTGACCCGGGTCGTCGTCGGGGGCAGCGGCGCCAGGTTGCTGACGTTCAACGAGCACAGTCACCTCGCGGGAGATCTGCTCACCTACCGTTGA
- a CDS encoding phosphotransferase family protein, translating into MTDGNPAKPVRDEDAFDVEAVASWLREHASPEVRDDLVGTPEVQQFQGGASNLTYRLCYRTRDVILRRPPPGVKAKGAHDMGREHRIQSALAPVFPLVPAMVASCDDESVIGTPFYVMEAVAGVIPRRELPPGMTAEATATLCSNAFDVLVDLHSVDVASVPELAAMSKGEGYVARQVGGWTTRLANARTDDMGDWSDITGWLDEHQPADVANCLIHNDFRLDNLVLDGDDMSRIVGVLDWEMATVGDPLMDLGGAMGYWVQDDDDEFFRQFRRQPSNAPGMWTRDQIVTRYCEHMGFSVTPDQWRFYEVFGLFRLAVIAQQIWYRYFHGQTTNETYARFGPAVGFLERRCRGLIG; encoded by the coding sequence GTGACTGACGGCAACCCGGCCAAGCCGGTGCGCGACGAGGACGCCTTCGACGTGGAGGCGGTGGCCAGCTGGCTGCGCGAACACGCTTCGCCGGAGGTGCGTGACGACCTGGTGGGCACTCCGGAGGTGCAGCAGTTCCAGGGCGGTGCGTCCAACCTGACCTACCGGCTCTGCTACCGCACGCGCGACGTGATCCTGCGCCGGCCACCCCCGGGCGTGAAGGCGAAGGGCGCCCACGACATGGGCCGCGAGCACCGCATCCAGTCGGCCCTCGCGCCCGTCTTCCCGCTGGTCCCGGCGATGGTCGCGTCGTGCGACGACGAGTCGGTGATCGGCACCCCGTTCTACGTGATGGAGGCCGTCGCCGGTGTCATCCCGCGGCGCGAGCTGCCGCCCGGTATGACCGCCGAGGCGACCGCGACGCTCTGCAGCAACGCGTTCGACGTGCTCGTCGACCTGCACTCGGTCGACGTCGCGTCCGTGCCCGAGCTGGCCGCCATGAGCAAGGGCGAGGGGTACGTCGCGCGGCAGGTCGGCGGCTGGACGACCCGGCTCGCCAACGCCCGCACCGACGACATGGGTGACTGGTCCGACATCACCGGCTGGCTGGACGAACACCAGCCCGCTGATGTCGCGAACTGCCTGATCCACAACGACTTCCGGCTCGACAACCTGGTGCTCGACGGTGACGACATGTCGCGCATCGTCGGTGTGCTCGATTGGGAGATGGCCACCGTCGGCGACCCGCTCATGGACCTCGGCGGCGCGATGGGCTACTGGGTGCAGGACGACGACGACGAGTTCTTCCGCCAGTTCCGCCGCCAGCCGTCGAATGCGCCGGGCATGTGGACGCGCGACCAGATCGTGACGCGCTACTGCGAGCACATGGGCTTCTCGGTCACGCCGGACCAGTGGCGGTTCTACGAGGTCTTCGGGCTGTTCCGGCTCGCCGTGATCGCGCAGCAGATCTGGTACCGCTACTTCCACGGCCAGACCACCAATGAGACGTACGCCCGCTTCGGCCCGGCCGTCGGGTTCCTGGAGCGGCGCTGCCGCGGGCTGATCGGCTGA
- a CDS encoding SDR family NAD(P)-dependent oxidoreductase, which produces MARVLITGAAGGLGRSLVDAFEARGDDVVGTDLNGAELTLDVTSEADWAAARDHVEQTWGGLDILVNNAGIAGGGRLDHDTIEEWQRLVDINLMGAVRGTKAFVPVFKAQGSGHIVNIASLAGLVHPAGMGSYNATKAAVVALTETTGHELAGFGVRASVVCPSYFRTGLVDHMQGSDRMVGQVIGRLVKDSPWGPDDIARAVIEGIERGDELILPDDAARAAYKLKTTDRPAYDATMRAQARKLEESARD; this is translated from the coding sequence ATGGCGCGCGTGCTGATCACCGGTGCGGCCGGCGGCCTCGGCCGCTCGCTCGTCGACGCCTTCGAGGCCCGCGGCGACGACGTAGTGGGGACGGACCTGAACGGTGCCGAGCTGACCCTCGACGTCACCTCCGAGGCCGACTGGGCGGCAGCCCGCGACCACGTCGAGCAGACCTGGGGTGGCCTCGACATCCTGGTCAACAACGCCGGCATCGCGGGCGGCGGACGCCTCGACCACGACACCATCGAGGAGTGGCAGCGCCTCGTCGACATCAACCTGATGGGCGCGGTGCGCGGCACCAAGGCGTTCGTGCCGGTGTTCAAGGCGCAAGGCAGCGGCCACATCGTCAACATCGCCTCGCTCGCCGGGCTCGTCCACCCGGCGGGCATGGGCTCCTACAACGCCACCAAGGCCGCCGTCGTCGCGCTCACCGAGACGACCGGCCATGAGCTGGCCGGGTTCGGCGTGCGCGCCAGCGTGGTGTGCCCGTCGTACTTCCGCACCGGTCTCGTCGACCACATGCAAGGCAGCGACCGCATGGTCGGTCAGGTGATCGGCCGGCTCGTGAAGGACTCCCCGTGGGGCCCCGACGACATCGCCCGGGCGGTGATCGAAGGCATCGAGCGTGGCGACGAGCTGATCCTTCCCGACGACGCCGCGCGGGCGGCGTACAAGCTCAAGACGACCGACCGACCGGCGTACGACGCGACGATGCGCGCGCAGGCCCGCAAGCTGGAGGAGAGCGCCCGTGACTGA
- a CDS encoding acyl-CoA dehydrogenase family protein, with amino-acid sequence MDFSPSSRAAELRERVAAFMAAEIDPVESGYHHDLAERRRTGDPWQPLPVIEELKTKARAQGLWNLFLPKEHAGEYAARFGTDGGEGLSNVDYAPLAELMGRSAIAPTVFNCNAPDTGNMEVLLRYGSQAQRDEWLEPLLDGRIRSAFTMTEPDVASSDATNMAATAIVDGDEMVINGRKWWSTGVGHPDCQVFVFMGLTDPAGNGQSVDRHHRHTMVLVPRDTPGVKVERLLNTMGYYDEPVGHGEVSFTDVRVPMTNVLSGPGEAFGIAQGRLGPGRVHHCMRLIGLSEMALERAIRRGLERTAFGKPLLDLGGNRERIADARIAIDQARLLVLHAAWKLDEGGPLNALSEVSQIKVAVPRMAQQVIDMAIQLHGGGGMSDDFPLAMAYVNARALRLADGPDEVHQGMVARLEIGKHS; translated from the coding sequence ATGGACTTCTCCCCCTCGTCCCGCGCCGCCGAGCTCCGCGAACGGGTGGCGGCCTTCATGGCCGCCGAGATCGATCCGGTCGAGAGCGGCTACCACCACGACCTGGCCGAGCGGCGTCGTACGGGCGATCCGTGGCAGCCGCTGCCCGTCATCGAGGAGCTCAAGACCAAGGCCCGCGCGCAGGGGCTGTGGAACCTCTTCCTGCCCAAGGAGCACGCCGGCGAGTACGCCGCCCGGTTCGGCACCGACGGGGGAGAGGGCCTGAGCAACGTCGACTACGCGCCGCTGGCCGAGCTGATGGGCCGCTCCGCGATCGCGCCCACCGTCTTCAACTGCAACGCACCCGACACCGGCAACATGGAGGTGCTGCTGCGCTACGGCAGCCAGGCCCAGCGTGACGAGTGGCTCGAGCCCCTGCTGGACGGCCGGATCCGCAGTGCGTTCACCATGACCGAGCCCGACGTCGCCTCGTCCGACGCGACCAACATGGCCGCCACCGCCATCGTCGACGGCGACGAGATGGTCATCAACGGACGCAAGTGGTGGTCGACGGGGGTGGGTCACCCCGATTGCCAGGTCTTCGTGTTCATGGGGCTGACCGACCCGGCTGGCAACGGACAGAGCGTCGACCGCCACCACCGGCACACTATGGTGCTGGTGCCGCGCGACACCCCCGGTGTGAAGGTCGAGCGGCTGCTCAACACCATGGGCTACTACGACGAACCGGTCGGGCACGGCGAGGTCAGTTTCACCGACGTACGCGTGCCGATGACCAACGTGCTCTCCGGTCCCGGTGAGGCATTCGGCATCGCCCAGGGCCGCCTCGGCCCGGGCCGGGTGCACCACTGCATGCGGCTCATCGGGCTGTCCGAGATGGCCCTCGAACGGGCGATCAGGCGCGGCCTCGAACGTACGGCGTTCGGCAAGCCGCTCCTCGACCTCGGCGGCAACCGCGAGCGGATCGCCGATGCCCGGATCGCCATCGACCAGGCCCGGCTGCTGGTGTTGCACGCCGCCTGGAAGCTCGACGAGGGCGGACCGCTCAACGCGCTCAGCGAGGTCAGCCAGATCAAGGTGGCGGTGCCGCGGATGGCGCAGCAGGTCATCGACATGGCGATCCAGCTGCACGGAGGTGGCGGCATGTCCGACGACTTCCCGCTGGCGATGGCCTACGTCAACGCCCGGGCCCTGCGGCTGGCCGACGGCCCCGACGAGGTGCACCAGGGCATGGTCGCCCGCCTCGAGATCGGGAAACACTCCTGA